The Deinococcus sp. Marseille-Q6407 genome has a window encoding:
- the thrS gene encoding threonine--tRNA ligase, with protein MHITLPDGKQLELPQGATALDVARQISERLAGDAVAATANGELTDLMTPLPDGAQVSLITKKNPGDAAAVFRHSLGHVMSQAVGEFYRAKGYSADQIKRGVGPAIENGWYQDFDLPEPLSEEDLPEIERRMHEILGRKEEFSRREVSRNEALELFAYDPYKTELIRSLSEDEPITLYTQGDYTDLCRGPHFPSTGRLPGAFKLMSTSGAYWRGKENNPILQRIYGVAFATQKELDEYLHLLEEAKRRDHRRLGKELDLFFTSDVIGPGLPIWLPAGATIRRELERFIVDVELKNGYQHVYSPALAKSELYKISGHWDHYKEDMFPVMYLDQEELVLRPMNCPHHIQIYAHKPHSYRELPIKIAELGTMYRYEQSGQLTGLSRVRSMTLNDAHIFCRPDQIQEEFKAVVRMIQEVYEVLGFEDYSYRLSLRDPADTEKYYQDDQMWDTAEAQLREALADLGVDYYESPGDAAFYGPKLDVQVRSALGKDETISTAQLDFLLPQKFDLEYVAEDGSRQRPVMIHRGVISTMERMTAFLIENTAGNFPFWLAPRQIMIIPIADRHNEYAEQLRRDLVNAGLRAEVDTGSDRMNAKVRDAELKKIPVMLIVGDKEQEAQAVSVRERTAEGHKERKGVPFGELKDELLTRYRSRAQF; from the coding sequence ATGCACATTACCCTTCCCGACGGCAAACAACTTGAGCTTCCTCAGGGAGCCACGGCGCTGGACGTGGCCCGCCAGATTTCCGAGCGCCTGGCCGGCGACGCGGTGGCTGCTACGGCCAACGGCGAGCTGACCGATCTGATGACGCCTCTCCCCGACGGCGCTCAGGTCAGCCTGATTACCAAAAAGAATCCCGGCGACGCGGCCGCCGTGTTCCGGCACTCGCTGGGCCACGTCATGAGCCAGGCGGTGGGCGAGTTCTACCGCGCCAAAGGCTATAGCGCCGACCAGATCAAGCGCGGCGTAGGTCCGGCCATCGAAAACGGCTGGTACCAGGACTTTGACCTGCCCGAACCCCTCAGCGAAGAAGACCTGCCGGAAATCGAGCGGCGGATGCACGAGATTCTCGGCCGCAAGGAAGAATTCAGCCGCCGCGAGGTGAGCCGGAATGAAGCGCTGGAGCTGTTCGCCTACGACCCTTACAAGACCGAGCTGATCCGCAGCCTGTCGGAAGACGAGCCGATCACCCTTTACACCCAGGGCGACTACACCGACCTGTGCCGTGGCCCCCACTTTCCCAGTACCGGCCGCCTGCCCGGCGCCTTCAAGCTGATGAGCACTTCCGGCGCCTACTGGCGCGGCAAAGAGAACAACCCCATCTTGCAGCGTATTTACGGGGTGGCGTTTGCGACCCAGAAGGAGCTGGATGAGTACCTGCACCTGCTGGAAGAAGCCAAGCGCCGTGACCACCGCCGCCTGGGCAAGGAACTGGACCTGTTTTTCACCAGTGACGTAATTGGCCCCGGCCTGCCCATCTGGCTGCCGGCCGGAGCGACCATCCGGCGCGAGCTGGAACGCTTTATCGTGGATGTGGAACTGAAAAACGGTTACCAGCACGTGTACTCGCCGGCGCTGGCCAAGTCCGAGCTGTACAAGATCAGCGGGCACTGGGACCATTACAAGGAAGACATGTTCCCGGTGATGTATCTGGACCAGGAAGAACTGGTGCTGCGGCCGATGAACTGCCCGCACCACATCCAGATCTACGCTCACAAGCCGCATTCCTACCGCGAGCTGCCCATCAAGATCGCCGAGCTGGGCACCATGTACCGCTATGAGCAGAGCGGTCAGCTGACCGGCCTGTCGCGGGTGCGCAGCATGACCCTGAACGACGCGCACATCTTCTGCCGCCCCGACCAGATTCAGGAAGAATTCAAGGCGGTTGTACGGATGATTCAGGAAGTCTACGAGGTGCTGGGCTTTGAGGATTACAGCTACCGCCTGTCGCTGCGTGACCCGGCCGACACCGAGAAGTACTACCAGGACGACCAGATGTGGGACACCGCCGAGGCGCAGCTGCGTGAAGCGCTGGCCGACTTGGGCGTGGACTACTATGAGTCGCCCGGCGACGCGGCCTTCTACGGCCCCAAGCTGGACGTGCAGGTGCGCAGCGCCCTGGGCAAGGACGAGACCATCAGCACGGCGCAGCTGGACTTCCTGCTGCCGCAGAAATTCGACCTGGAATACGTGGCCGAAGACGGCTCGCGCCAGCGCCCGGTGATGATTCACCGTGGGGTCATTTCGACGATGGAACGCATGACCGCTTTCCTGATCGAGAACACCGCTGGCAACTTCCCCTTCTGGCTGGCGCCGCGTCAGATCATGATTATCCCCATCGCTGACCGCCACAACGAATACGCCGAGCAGCTGCGCCGTGACCTGGTGAATGCTGGCCTGCGTGCTGAGGTGGACACCGGCAGCGACCGCATGAACGCCAAGGTGCGTG
- a CDS encoding MFS transporter → MGFAMPGISAEFGLHKGAPEITWLLTATFAGMFVGAAFWGYVADRIGRRRVFLTTATLGVVFGLAGAFALTVPLLLLARFLTGFAIGGTLPVDYAMMAEFVPTRWRGKFLVYLESFWAVGTILVAGTAWLLSTQLPPEAAWRWLLGLAALPGLVGLLVRLGIPDSPRHLLLRGQGSQARAAVETVARVNGEPRVLQGEELARPHSDAQPRPIELLRGPLGRRTALLGAVWFGLSLGYYGIFSWLPSFLKAGGMELGQVYRTTLLLALAQLPGYVLSAYLVDRIGRRATVSGFLALGAVDAYLFLSANTPQLVLGTSALLSFALLGAWGAVYAYTPELFPTRLRSTGMGLMSSLARAASLVSPSLGALLLTGHLGVALSVFALCFAVAAVCAWSIGIETRGQPLDEVTA, encoded by the coding sequence ATGGGCTTTGCCATGCCCGGCATCAGCGCCGAGTTCGGGCTACATAAGGGTGCTCCGGAAATCACCTGGCTGCTGACCGCCACTTTTGCAGGGATGTTTGTGGGCGCAGCTTTCTGGGGCTACGTGGCCGACCGGATCGGGCGGCGCCGCGTCTTCCTGACCACGGCAACGCTGGGGGTGGTGTTCGGGCTGGCCGGTGCGTTTGCCCTGACCGTGCCTCTGCTGCTGCTGGCCCGCTTTCTGACCGGATTTGCCATTGGCGGCACCCTGCCGGTGGACTACGCCATGATGGCCGAGTTCGTGCCTACCCGCTGGCGCGGCAAATTCCTGGTGTATCTGGAAAGTTTCTGGGCGGTGGGCACCATTCTGGTGGCCGGAACAGCCTGGCTGCTCAGCACGCAGCTGCCGCCCGAAGCCGCCTGGCGCTGGTTGCTGGGGCTGGCGGCGCTGCCGGGCCTGGTCGGGCTGCTGGTGCGGCTGGGCATTCCCGATTCGCCGCGGCATCTGCTGCTGCGCGGTCAGGGCAGTCAGGCCCGCGCCGCCGTGGAAACGGTGGCCCGTGTCAACGGTGAGCCCCGAGTCCTGCAGGGCGAAGAACTGGCCCGGCCCCACAGCGACGCCCAGCCCCGGCCCATAGAGTTGCTGCGCGGTCCCCTGGGCCGCCGCACCGCCCTGCTGGGTGCGGTCTGGTTCGGGCTCTCGCTGGGGTACTACGGCATTTTCAGCTGGCTGCCCAGCTTCCTGAAAGCCGGCGGTATGGAACTGGGTCAGGTGTACCGCACCACGCTGTTGCTGGCGCTGGCACAGCTGCCCGGCTATGTTCTCTCGGCTTATCTGGTGGACCGCATCGGGCGGCGGGCCACGGTGAGCGGCTTCCTGGCGCTGGGCGCGGTGGACGCGTACCTGTTCCTGTCGGCCAATACGCCGCAGTTGGTGCTGGGCACCTCGGCGCTGCTGTCGTTCGCGCTGCTGGGCGCCTGGGGCGCAGTGTACGCCTACACCCCGGAACTGTTTCCCACCCGCCTGCGCTCCACCGGCATGGGCCTGATGAGCAGCCTGGCCCGCGCCGCCAGCCTGGTGTCGCCCAGCCTGGGTGCGCTGCTGCTGACTGGGCACCTCGGCGTGGCCCTCAGCGTGTTTGCGCTGTGTTTTGCGGTGGCGGCCGTGTGTGCCTGGAGCATCGGCATCGAGACGCGGGGCCAGCCGTTGGATGAGGTTACGGCCTGA